A window of Cryptomeria japonica chromosome 3, Sugi_1.0, whole genome shotgun sequence contains these coding sequences:
- the LOC131072055 gene encoding putative anthocyanidin reductase: MRAHLTANNEFYELLKFIQFMLGSIPIAHIDDTCNAHIFLMEHISAQNRYVCASDSLSLKSLKDFVANHYVQLKNSLELDEDDSHEKYLPVSSKKLLDMGFSYKYRLAEAFKETIECVMKNGLLKL, encoded by the exons ATGCGAGCTCATTTAACAGCAAATAATGAATTTTATGAATTGCTCAAGTTTATCCAATTCATGCTGGGATCCATAccaattgctcatattgatgatacTTGCAACGCCCACATATTCTTGATGGAACATATCAGTGCTCAAAATCGTTACGTTTGTGCATCTGATTCTTTGAGTCTCAAGTCTCTCAAAGATTTCGTTGCGAACCATTACGTACAACTCAAGAATTCTCTCGA GTTGGATGAAGATGATAGTCATGAGAAATATCTGCCTGTTTCTTCGAAGAAATTGTTGGATATGGGTTTCTCTTACAAATATCGCTTAGCAGAAGCTTTCAAGGAGACCATAGAATGTGTCATGAAGAATGGGCTTTTGAAGTTGTAA
- the LOC131072090 gene encoding dihydroflavonol 4-reductase — MADEGNQTAKKVCVTGAGGYIGSWLVKNLLLRGYTINATVRDPGDTKKSRPLLELPGAEERLRLFKADLGLEGSFDSAVEGCHGVFHVAGPMDFTKPNPDDFIVPAVNGILNVMKACAKAKCVRRMIFTSSVTAASPMNDKGEFMQTCLDERCWSPLNFLKSQTTKLAWYMIAKTLVEQEALKYGLNNNIEVVTILPAAVIGPWFNSTPAF, encoded by the exons ATGGCGGACGAAGGTAACCAGACTGCAAAAAAAGTGTGCGTGACTGGTGCAGGGGGATACATTGGATCATGGTTAGTAAAAAATCTGCTACTAAGGGGTTACACCATCAACGCTACCGTTAGAGACCCAG GAGACACGAAAAAGTCTCGGCCTTTGTTGGAGCTGCCAGGGGCAGAGGAAAGGCTTAGGCTGTTTAAAGCTGATCTAGGTTTAGAGGGCAGCTTTGATTCTGCAGTCGAGGGTTGTCATGGAGTTTTTCATGTGGCAGGTCCCATGGATTTTACAAAACCTAATCCG GATGATTTTATTGTGCCTGCTGTAAATGGGATACTCAATGTTATGAAAGCCTGCGCAAAAGCTAAATGTGTTAGACGTATGATTTTCACTTCATCAGTTACAGCGGCTTCTCCAATGAATGACAAGGGAGAATTTATGCAGACATGCCTTGATGAAAGGTGTTGGAGCCCATTAAATTTCCTTAAATCTCAGACCACTAAGCTAGCTTGGTATATGATAGCTAAGACATTAGTAGAACAAGAGGCCCTTAAATATGGGCTTAATAACAACATTGAGGTGGTGACCATCCTACCAGCTGCGGTGATTGGGCCCTGGTTTAACAGTACACCTGCTTTTTAA